A stretch of DNA from Aliarcobacter thereius LMG 24486:
GTTTCCTAAAAATATCAATCATATCAATAGAAAAAGGAATTTCAGACAAAGTTCTATAAACTTTTTCTCCTAATATTTCATCTTCTTTTGGATAAATTGGAACAATTTTAAAACCATTATTTTGTAAATATTGAGCAACTTTAAAAGATGCTTTTTCACTATTTGGAGAAAGACCTACAATAGCAATAGTTTTTGTCTCTTCAAATATAGCTTTTATCTCTTCTTTATTTGAATTTACTGTTGGAAATTCACACTCCATATTATCTCCTTTATTTTAAATTATCTAATTTATTTTGAATATATTTTTTTATATCTTGAATATAGATTGAATCTACAAAATCTTCAAATTTACATCCACTTGCATTTATATGTCCACCACCATTTGCTAACTTCATAGCTAATTGTGAAACATCAAGTTTTCCATCTGCTCTAAAAGATGCATTTCCTTTTTTATTTATATCAATAAAAAAATCATAATCACTATTTGCTCTTAAAAAACTATTTGCAGGAATAGAAATAGAGCCTAAACAATAAGTCATAAGCCCTTTTTGTCCATTATAAACTATTGTTAATTCATCTTTTATAGTATCCAAAGATTTTACTAAATATTTTGCACTTAAGTTATCTAAAGTATCATCTTTATTCTCTTTTAAAAAATCTTTCTTGATTTTGTGCATATCATTATCTAAAATTATATGTCTATCTTCAAAGTTCAAATAATCTTTCGCTTTATCCAAGATATAAAACTTATATTCTCTATCTAAAGATGCGAATAAAATACTATTTATCTCTCTTGCTTTAATTATAGATGACATTAAAACTTTTCCAAACTCAAAGTTTTCTACCTCATTTTCTAACCAAATATCAACTGCATTTATAGTATCTACTAATTCTTTATATTCATCAATTTTTGAATCAAAATTATCTTTTAAATAATCAAAAACTATTTTTGTAGCACATCTTTTATCATCTAAAAAATACCAATCATATTTTTCTGAACTTTTTTTACCACTTATGTGATGATCTAATAATTGCAAAGTAATATCGCATCCAAACTCTTTTAATTCATCTATATTTTTATCAAGTTCAGCACTTTCTTGTGGAGTTAAATTTAAATCACTTATTATAAATAATAGTTTTTCATCTTTATATTTTTCTATGTCAATTAATGCCTGTTTTAATGCTTGTTTTACCTCTAAACCATAATTTGCATTATAAAAAGTGCTTTTAGAAAAAACTTTATTTGTCAAAAATTGACAAGCATAACCATCTAAATCTGTGTGTGAAATATGAAATAATCTCATGATATTATATCTTTCAAAGTTAGTTGAGATAAAAAGTCATTTACTTTAAATTGAAGATTATTTAGAAAAGGCCAAATATTACAAAGCTTTGCTTTATTATTTGGACAAGAGCTTATAGAGTCTGAACATTCAAAAACCATAGGTGTTCTCTCTTCAGCTGCTACAACTATCTCTAATATTGTAAGTTCATCAATAGGCTTATTTAAAGTAAATCCACCATTTACTCCTCTATGAGATACTACTAAACCCTCTTTTGCTAAATTCTGCATAATCTTTGCTAAAAAAGACTTAGAGATTTCAAGCTCTTTTGATAATTGATCTACATTTATTGGCTCTTCATGTTTAGAAATAGAGATAAGTGATAATAGTGCATATTCGCTTTTTTTTGTTAATAACATATTTTATCCATTATAAATTTTTCTATATTGTACAAAAGATATTATTAAAAGTAGAGAAACAGCAAAAAAAAAGGAGAGAAACTGAGTTTCTCTCCTTTAAGTATAATTCTAAAAAAAATTATTTTGCTCTAATTCCTAAATCTTCAACAAGTTTAGTAAATGCAGTATAATCTTTTCCTCTTAAATAAGAAAGAAGTTTTTTTCTTTTTCCAACCATTTTTAATAGACCAAGTCTTGATGAGTGATCTTTTTTAAATACTTTTAAATGTTCTGTTAAAACTTTAATTTGTTCACTTAATAATGCGATTTGAACTTCAGCAGATCCTGTATCTCCATCTTTTCTTTTATATTTTGCGATAATACTTGCTTTTAAATCCTGATCTAAAGCCATATTGACCTCCTAATAGGTATATTTTAATCTTACTTTCAAATGAAAATAGATGCGAATTTTATATAAAGTTTGCTTTATATTTACTTTAAAATAATCAATTATCCACCTGTTTCATAAAAAGCTCTTTGAGAAACTTCATTATCTGATTTATTTGACCATCTATTTTTCTCTGGTTTATTTTGTAAAACTTTTTTTAAAATTTCTGCTGCTTTTTCAACATCATTTGCTCTTATAGCATCTTTTATACTCATAGCATCTTCAAAATATAAACATGGTATTAAAAATCCTTCTGCTGTAAGTCTAATTCTATTACATGATGAACAAAAATCATCTTTATGAGGTTCAATAATTCCAAATTCATATCCATCTTCAAGCTTATAATATTGTGCTGGAGAGCTTGTATCTCTAGGAACTTTCTCTATATTTTTATATTTTTTAGAGATTATTTCTAAAATTTCATTTGAGTTTAAACCTTTTGCTGTTGTTTTTGCGAAAGAGTTTTCCATAAATTCAATGTATCTAACAGGAAAAAAGTTTTTTTTACCAAATTCTAAAACATCAATAATATCAATATCATTTATTCCTTTTAATGGTACACAGTTTATTTTTATTTTTAAACCAACTTCTTTTGCTTTTTCTATACCTTTTAAAACTGTTCCTAAAACATCTTTTTGTGCGATTTTTTCTGCTCTATCTTTATTTAAAGTATCCAAAGAGATATTTATTCGTTTTAAACCAGCATCTTTTAATTTTTGTGCCATTTGTGGAAGTAAATAAGCATTTGTTGTAAGAGCTAAATCTATATCATTTTTATAATCACTTATTAGCTTTATAAAATAGTCTAAATTATCTCTTATAAGTGGTTCACCACCTGTAATTCTAACTTTTTTAATACCTTCATCAATTCCAACTTTTATAAATTTAAACATATCTTCATATGATAATAAATTCTCTTTTGGAACCCATGAGAAAGGTTTCTGAGGCATACAATATTGACATCTAAAATTACATCTTTCTGTAACTGATACTCTTAAATAATCGTGTTTTCTTCCAAATCCATCTATTAACATCTTATTCCTTTAATTCATTCTTTGCCAAGCTTCATCTAAAGTTTTTACTCTTGATGAGAATAGTAAATATAAAGCTACATTAAATTTTGCCAGATTTAAGATATCCTTATCTGGGTTTTTCAATATATTAATATTCTCTTCTAAACTTATACTTTCAAAAGTTTTATCTATATTTATTCCAAAATCTTTTAAGAAAAACTCTTTTTCTACTATTTTTCCTTGTTCTTTTTGCCAAAATTTAGAATCTTTAAAAACTTCTATATCTCCTTCATTTCCTCTTATAACTGTAACTTTTTTAAAATTATCTTCAAACATATCAATATATTTTTCAACATATGGTTTATGGAAAACTCCACAAACTCCATATTCACTTAAACTTGGATTTAGAAGTTTTTCAACTGTATTAAATGCTGTTCTTAATCCAAGTTCTTGTCTTAAAGATGTAAGTTCACTTAACTCTTTTAAATATTCTACTCTATCTATATATTTTAGATATTGATTTTCATCAAAGCTTTTAAATATATCTTTCGTTCCAAAACCATTTTTTGTTGGCTGTAACAAATCTCCACTAATTACAAAATTTAATCTTTTTATATCACTGTTTTTTTCATAAAAATTTTTTAAAATATCTTCATATAAAGGGAATAAATATGGTGTTCTTTCCCTTCCATCACTGTTATATCCAAGCAAGATAGAATCATCTATTTTATTAACTTTCATTAAAGAATTTAGAGCTTTTATACAAGCTTTAAACTCTTCAGTAGTTTCAAGTTTGACTCTCCAAGCAATCAAAAAAGCCCCAATTTGAGCATCTGTTGCATCTTTTTTTAATATTTGAAGAGTTGCTTCATAAATTTCTTCAAAATCTAAATCTCTGTTACCTTTTATTCCAGTTCCGACAGCTTTTATAAAGGTTTTAAAAATCTTATTATTTTTCATTAATTTTCCTTTATTTACTATTATTAATTACTTTTTTTACAAGCTTAATATATACTAGCTTAAATAAATCATTTTAGGGAAATTTATGACTTTAAAGAATTGTATTGAAAATCTAGATTTTTTTAAGAGTTTAAATAATGATCAAATTGAGTTACTTTCTAGTTTCTCTTTTATGAAGAATTATCAAAAAGATTCAATTCTTTTTTATCAATCAGATAAAGAAAAACATCTACTTTTTTTAGTTAAAGGCTTAATAAAAATATATAAATATGACAAATTTGACAATGAAATTTTTTTATATCATATTAATCCAAACTCTTTAATTAGCGAATTAAGTTCAATTGAAAATAGTGAAATAATCTCTTACTCAAATAGTGCTTTTATAGAAAATTCTACTATTTTAGCAGTAGATTTTCAGAAATTCAAAGAACATTTTTTGGATACTGATATTTTAATAAAAGAGCTTATGAACTCACTTTTAAGAAAAAATCATAAACTTCAATCTCTATTGGATAGAGAATTGGTTTTTGATGCAACAGCAAAAGTTGCGTATATGCTTTTTTCTGATTTAAAACTATTTAATAGTATAAAAAGGCAAGAAGTTAGTTTTATGCTTCACATTCAACCTGAAACTCTATCAAGGGTTTTAAAAAAACTTACAAGAGATAATATAATTGAAATAGAGAGTCAAGAAGTTATAATAAAAGACTCTTTCTTACTTGAGGCTATTTTTAAAGGAGTTTCTATATGAAAAAAAGAACTATTAGCACAAAAATAAAAATAATTGGAGTATTTTTTACACTATTGATGGCAAGTGTAGTTGCAACAACTATCTATTTAAATAATAAAAGCCAAAAAGATGCAACACTGATAAATATAGCTGGAAAGCAAAGAATGCTTACACAAAATATATCTAAAAATATATTCTATCTTTACTCAAATAGAAATGCACCTTTAGATGAGTTGCTAAATAGTAAAGAAGAGTTTATCTATAATCTTAATAATCTAAAAAATAGAAAAGACTTATCAAATACAAAAATAGATTCTCAAGTTTTAAAAGTAGAATATCTCTGGAAAAACTTTAATAAAAATATAGAACTTTTTATAAATAATATTCACACTTTAAATAATGATGAATTAAAAATAATAGTAGATAATATTTATGAATCAAATCCTACCCTTTTAAATAAAGTAGATGAATTAGTAAGCCTATATACAATAAATAGTGAACAAAAAGTTAGTCTTTTACAAAATACACAGTATCTTTTTGCAATATTAATCTTATTTTTAATACTTTATAGTTTTTTAGAGTTAAAAACTATGGAAAAAAATGCTATTAACTTCTTAGAAGAATCAAAAAGAGTAATGGAACAAAATTTAGCTGAACCACTTAAACCACTAGAAATTGATGCGGAGAAAGAGTTAATTGAAGCTTCTAATATGTTTAATAGCTTTATTAATAAAATAAATCTTGCAATAAAAGATTCAAACAATGCACTAATACAATCTCAAAATGCTTCATATAAATTAGAAGAACTAACAAACGAATTTGATGAAATTCTTAATGCTTTAAGAGATAAAAATGAATTATCAAATCATTTAAATAGAAGTGAAGATATAGCTATTGAAACCCATGAACAGCTAATTTTTTCAACAAAAAGAGTAGAAGAGCTTAAAAAAGAGCTTGAAAAAATAGCTTCAACTCTTGAAGAAAATAAATAGTTTAAGTTTATAAGCTTAAACTATTCTTTATATATAAAAATCTTGACCATTGTCAAACTTTCTTTTTAGCCTATGAGATATGATGCTCTTGTTTAAAATTTATTTCATAAGGAGTACGAATGTCACTTTCACGAAGAGATTTTCTAAAAAGTTCAGCAGCAGCAAGTGCAGCAGCAGCTATTGGTATGTCTATACCAAAAGATCTTGAAGCACAAGCAAATGTAGCTGAAGGTAATTGGCGTTGGGATAAAGCAGCCTGTAGATTCTGTGGAACAGGTTGTGGAATTATGCTTGCAACAAAAGAGGGAAAAATTGTTGCTGTAAAAGGTGACCCAGCAGCACCTGTAAATAGAGGATTAAATTGTATTAAAGGTTATTTTAATGCAAAAATCATGTATGGAGCTGATAGATTAAAAACTCCTCTTTTAAGAATGAATAAAAAAGGGGAATTTGACAAAAACGGAGACTTTGCACCTATTTCTTGGGAAAGAGCTTTTGATGAAATGGAAAAACATATCAAAGCAGCCTTAAAAGAGAAAGGTCCTGAAGGAATTGGAGTATTTGCAAGTGGTCAATACACAATTATGGAAGGTTATGCTGCTGTTAAAATGATGAAAGCTGGATTTAGATCAAATGCTATTGATCCAAATGCAAGACACTGTATGGCTAGTGCGGTTGTTGGTTTTTATCAAACTTTTGGTATTGATGAACCAAGTGGTTGTTATGATGATATTGAACTTACAGATACAATTGTTTGTTGGGGTTCAAATATGGCAGAGATGCATCCAATACTATGGTCAAGAGTAACTGATAGAAAACTTAGTAATCCAGACAATGTAAAAGTTATTAATATATCAACTTATAGACATAGAACATCTGATATTGCTGATATGGAAATAATATTTACTCCAAATACAGATTTAGCTTTATGGAACTATATTGCACATGAAATAGTATATAACAATCCAGAAGCTATTGATTGGGATTTTGTAAAAGAGCATATTGTTTTTGCAGCAAGTCCAGTTAATATTGGTTATGGAATGAGAAGAGATGATGAAAAATCAATCAAAGATGGAAAATATTCTGATAAAGAGATGGAAATTGTAAAAAAAGAGATGCAAACAATAGTTTCTGAAACTGAAGCTCCTGCACTTGCACCTTATGGCTACAAAGCTGGTGACACAATGACTCACAAAAATGCAGGTCTTGCTCACTGGGAAATATCTTTTGAAGAGTATAAAAAATTCCTTGAGCCATATAATTTAGATTATGTAGCAAAAATTGCTAAAGGTGACCCTGATGAGGATATTGAAGTATTTAAGAAAAAACTTAAACAACTTGCAGATTGGTATATAGAAAAAAGTAGAAAAGTTGTAAGTTTCTGGACAATGGGTATGAATCAACATACAAGAGGAACTTGGGTAAATACTTTAGCTTATAATGTTCACTTTTTATTAAATAAACAAGCAAAACCAGGAAGTGGAGCATTTTCACTTACAGGACAACCAAGTGCTTGTGGAACTGCAAGAGAAGTTGGAACATTTACACATAGACTTCCAGCTGATATGATGAATGAGAATCCAAAACATAGAGAAATTACAGAAAAAGCATGGAATGTGCCTCTTGGAACTATTAATCCAAAAGGAACTCAAGCTTTTATGAAAATTATGAGAGATTTAGAAGATGGAAATATGAAATTTGCTTGGGTAAATGTTAATAATCCTTGGCAAAATACAGCAAATGCAAATCACTGGCTAAAAGCAGCTAGACAAATGGATAATTTCATTGTTACAAGCGACCCTTATCCTGGAATTTCTGCGAAAGTATCAGATCTTGTTTTACCATCTGCTATGATTTATGAAAAATGGGGTGGATATGGAAATGCTGAAAGAAGAACTCAATTATGGAGACAACAAGTTCTTCCAATAGGTGATTCAATGAGTGATACTTGGCAATGGGTTGAATTATCAAAAAGATTTACAGTAAAAGAATTATGGGGAGAACAAAGCTTACTAAGTACAGATAATAAAGTAAAACTTCCAAGCATTATTGAAGAAGCAAAAGCTATGGGATATAATGAAGATACAACAATGTATGAAATTTTATTTGCAAATAAAAGAGCAAAATCTTATAAAATAGATCAAAAAGACCCAATTCAAGCTGGATTTGATAACACTGAAGCGTTTGGAGATAGTAGAAATGTTTTAGGAAGTGATGGAAAACCTTGGAAAGGATATGGATTCTTCATTCAGAAATATCTTTTTGAAGAGTATGCAGATTTTGGAAGAGGACATGCTCACGATTTAGCAGATTTTGATACTTATCATAGAGTAAGAGGACTTAAATGGCCAGTTGTTGATGGAAAAGAAACTTCTTGGAGATTTAATACAAAATATGACCCTTATGCAAAAAAAGCAAATCCAAATAGTGATTTTGCATTCTACGGAACATTAGCAAAAGAGTTAGCACAAGGAGATCTTTTAGGAGTTAAAGATAAAACTAAAAAATCTTTGAAAAATAAAGCAAAAATATTTGCAAGACCATATATGGATCCACCTGAAATGCCAGATAATGAATACCCAGTTTGGCTTAGTACTGGAAGAGTTTTAGAACACTGGCATAGTGGAACAATGACAATGAGAGTTCCTGAACTTTATAGAGCCGTTCCAGAAGCACTTTGCTATATGCACCCTGAAGATGCAAATAAATATGGTGTTAAACAAGGTGAATTAGCTTGGGTAGAAAGTAGAAGAGGAAAAGTAAAAGCAAGAGTTGAAACAAGAGGAAGAAATAGACCTAGTCGAGGTCTTGTATATGTTCCTTGGTTTGATGAAAAAGTATTTATAAACAAAGTTTGTTTAGATGCAACTTGTCCTCAATCAGGTCAAACAGATTTCAAAAAATGTGCTGTAAAAGTTTATAAGGCTTAAGGTAAAAAAGATGAATATAGTAAAAAACTATCAAGAGAATAGAAGAAAGTTTCTTTTAAAAAGTGCTAGAACTATTGGTCTAGTTGTTCTTGGTGGTTTAACATGGAGTGCATATTTAAGTGAAGTAAAAGCTACTTCACTTATTTTAAGACCACCAGCTGCTTTAAAAGAAGATGACTTTTTAGCAACTTGTATAAAATGTGGACTTTGTGTTGAGGCGTGTCCTTTTGATACATTAAAACTAGCAAAACCAGGAGATAATTTACCTTTAGGAACTCCCTATTTTATTCCTA
This window harbors:
- a CDS encoding CoA-binding protein, coding for MECEFPTVNSNKEEIKAIFEETKTIAIVGLSPNSEKASFKVAQYLQNNGFKIVPIYPKEDEILGEKVYRTLSEIPFSIDMIDIFRKPDAILKVVEEVLKIKDEKNIKSVWFQLGLANNEAAQKAIESGLKVVQNKCTKIEHNLIYS
- a CDS encoding DHH family phosphoesterase, which produces MRLFHISHTDLDGYACQFLTNKVFSKSTFYNANYGLEVKQALKQALIDIEKYKDEKLLFIISDLNLTPQESAELDKNIDELKEFGCDITLQLLDHHISGKKSSEKYDWYFLDDKRCATKIVFDYLKDNFDSKIDEYKELVDTINAVDIWLENEVENFEFGKVLMSSIIKAREINSILFASLDREYKFYILDKAKDYLNFEDRHIILDNDMHKIKKDFLKENKDDTLDNLSAKYLVKSLDTIKDELTIVYNGQKGLMTYCLGSISIPANSFLRANSDYDFFIDINKKGNASFRADGKLDVSQLAMKLANGGGHINASGCKFEDFVDSIYIQDIKKYIQNKLDNLK
- a CDS encoding RrF2 family transcriptional regulator, with amino-acid sequence MLLTKKSEYALLSLISISKHEEPINVDQLSKELEISKSFLAKIMQNLAKEGLVVSHRGVNGGFTLNKPIDELTILEIVVAAEERTPMVFECSDSISSCPNNKAKLCNIWPFLNNLQFKVNDFLSQLTLKDIIS
- the rpsO gene encoding 30S ribosomal protein S15 produces the protein MALDQDLKASIIAKYKRKDGDTGSAEVQIALLSEQIKVLTEHLKVFKKDHSSRLGLLKMVGKRKKLLSYLRGKDYTAFTKLVEDLGIRAK
- the moaA gene encoding GTP 3',8-cyclase MoaA; protein product: MLIDGFGRKHDYLRVSVTERCNFRCQYCMPQKPFSWVPKENLLSYEDMFKFIKVGIDEGIKKVRITGGEPLIRDNLDYFIKLISDYKNDIDLALTTNAYLLPQMAQKLKDAGLKRINISLDTLNKDRAEKIAQKDVLGTVLKGIEKAKEVGLKIKINCVPLKGINDIDIIDVLEFGKKNFFPVRYIEFMENSFAKTTAKGLNSNEILEIISKKYKNIEKVPRDTSSPAQYYKLEDGYEFGIIEPHKDDFCSSCNRIRLTAEGFLIPCLYFEDAMSIKDAIRANDVEKAAEILKKVLQNKPEKNRWSNKSDNEVSQRAFYETGG
- a CDS encoding glycosyl transferase produces the protein MKNNKIFKTFIKAVGTGIKGNRDLDFEEIYEATLQILKKDATDAQIGAFLIAWRVKLETTEEFKACIKALNSLMKVNKIDDSILLGYNSDGRERTPYLFPLYEDILKNFYEKNSDIKRLNFVISGDLLQPTKNGFGTKDIFKSFDENQYLKYIDRVEYLKELSELTSLRQELGLRTAFNTVEKLLNPSLSEYGVCGVFHKPYVEKYIDMFEDNFKKVTVIRGNEGDIEVFKDSKFWQKEQGKIVEKEFFLKDFGINIDKTFESISLEENINILKNPDKDILNLAKFNVALYLLFSSRVKTLDEAWQRMN
- a CDS encoding Crp/Fnr family transcriptional regulator — protein: MTLKNCIENLDFFKSLNNDQIELLSSFSFMKNYQKDSILFYQSDKEKHLLFLVKGLIKIYKYDKFDNEIFLYHINPNSLISELSSIENSEIISYSNSAFIENSTILAVDFQKFKEHFLDTDILIKELMNSLLRKNHKLQSLLDRELVFDATAKVAYMLFSDLKLFNSIKRQEVSFMLHIQPETLSRVLKKLTRDNIIEIESQEVIIKDSFLLEAIFKGVSI
- a CDS encoding type IV pili methyl-accepting chemotaxis transducer N-terminal domain-containing protein, with translation MKKRTISTKIKIIGVFFTLLMASVVATTIYLNNKSQKDATLINIAGKQRMLTQNISKNIFYLYSNRNAPLDELLNSKEEFIYNLNNLKNRKDLSNTKIDSQVLKVEYLWKNFNKNIELFINNIHTLNNDELKIIVDNIYESNPTLLNKVDELVSLYTINSEQKVSLLQNTQYLFAILILFLILYSFLELKTMEKNAINFLEESKRVMEQNLAEPLKPLEIDAEKELIEASNMFNSFINKINLAIKDSNNALIQSQNASYKLEELTNEFDEILNALRDKNELSNHLNRSEDIAIETHEQLIFSTKRVEELKKELEKIASTLEENK
- the napA gene encoding nitrate reductase catalytic subunit NapA — protein: MSLSRRDFLKSSAAASAAAAIGMSIPKDLEAQANVAEGNWRWDKAACRFCGTGCGIMLATKEGKIVAVKGDPAAPVNRGLNCIKGYFNAKIMYGADRLKTPLLRMNKKGEFDKNGDFAPISWERAFDEMEKHIKAALKEKGPEGIGVFASGQYTIMEGYAAVKMMKAGFRSNAIDPNARHCMASAVVGFYQTFGIDEPSGCYDDIELTDTIVCWGSNMAEMHPILWSRVTDRKLSNPDNVKVINISTYRHRTSDIADMEIIFTPNTDLALWNYIAHEIVYNNPEAIDWDFVKEHIVFAASPVNIGYGMRRDDEKSIKDGKYSDKEMEIVKKEMQTIVSETEAPALAPYGYKAGDTMTHKNAGLAHWEISFEEYKKFLEPYNLDYVAKIAKGDPDEDIEVFKKKLKQLADWYIEKSRKVVSFWTMGMNQHTRGTWVNTLAYNVHFLLNKQAKPGSGAFSLTGQPSACGTAREVGTFTHRLPADMMNENPKHREITEKAWNVPLGTINPKGTQAFMKIMRDLEDGNMKFAWVNVNNPWQNTANANHWLKAARQMDNFIVTSDPYPGISAKVSDLVLPSAMIYEKWGGYGNAERRTQLWRQQVLPIGDSMSDTWQWVELSKRFTVKELWGEQSLLSTDNKVKLPSIIEEAKAMGYNEDTTMYEILFANKRAKSYKIDQKDPIQAGFDNTEAFGDSRNVLGSDGKPWKGYGFFIQKYLFEEYADFGRGHAHDLADFDTYHRVRGLKWPVVDGKETSWRFNTKYDPYAKKANPNSDFAFYGTLAKELAQGDLLGVKDKTKKSLKNKAKIFARPYMDPPEMPDNEYPVWLSTGRVLEHWHSGTMTMRVPELYRAVPEALCYMHPEDANKYGVKQGELAWVESRRGKVKARVETRGRNRPSRGLVYVPWFDEKVFINKVCLDATCPQSGQTDFKKCAVKVYKA